The Hypanus sabinus isolate sHypSab1 chromosome 31, sHypSab1.hap1, whole genome shotgun sequence genome window below encodes:
- the rnaseh2c gene encoding ribonuclease H2 subunit C, translated as MASPGNHTVRVEARALEAMPRDRVHLLPVTIETDGNARVDQYFTPAVQERNGELLVSYRGRALRGRDLPVPPGYVGLVLREDQKPCSDEEERAVSVKSAFSSLTYWNLETRPTPDDTVVMAMGWTQIAQAMHAPVGEE; from the exons ATGGCAAGCCCGGGGAACCACACGGTCCGGGTGGAGGCGAGGGCGCTCGAGGCCATGCCGAGGGACCGCGTCCACCTGCTGCCTGTCACCATCGAGACGGACGGCAACGCCAGGGTAGATCAGTACTTCACGCCGGCGGTGCAGGAGCGCAATGGCG AGCTGCTGGTCTCCTATCGCGGCCGGGCACTGCGGGGCCGAGATCTCCCTGTGCCCCCAGGCTACGTTGGGCTCGTGCTGAGGGAGGACCAGAAACCGTGCTCGGACGAGGAG GAGCGCGCTGTCAGCGTGAAGTCGGCCTTCTCATCGCTGACGTACTGGAACCTGGAGACGCGGCCAACGCCAGACGACACCGTGGTGATGGCGATGGGCTGGACACAGATCGCCCAGGCT ATGCACGCCCCGGTGGGAGAAGAATGA